From Butyricimonas paravirosa, one genomic window encodes:
- a CDS encoding endonuclease/exonuclease/phosphatase family protein, whose translation MGRLFDIIMRIVTIIAMIGLLGSYTAPYINPNVFYFSSLLGYTYHYLLIVNIILLLYWIARWKKIAILSILIIAAGYPLITTYYGLNPQTVPDAPHDLSIMTYNIQMLGVGEKDAAVKIENYINNSGNDIVCMQEFPQREASFKKFPAYPYYHRNRDVALVSRYPIINKGVIKFDKGHSAACVYGDIAIGKDTIRVYSVHLESYRLGKNEQQIYKELTSGNTQNATQGVKTISSRLVTANRNRAKQAQIIKDHMLQSPYPVIICGDFNDTPISFAYHTLSERMKDCFIEKGRGLGNTYIGEFPSFRIDHILHAPTLGTVSYTRDTVKYSDHYPVQSNIRF comes from the coding sequence TTGGGCCGGTTATTTGATATTATCATGAGGATCGTCACGATCATCGCCATGATCGGATTACTTGGGAGCTACACCGCTCCCTATATTAACCCTAACGTGTTTTATTTTTCATCCCTGCTGGGCTACACCTATCATTATTTATTGATTGTAAACATTATCCTGCTACTTTACTGGATTGCACGCTGGAAAAAGATAGCTATTCTATCCATACTGATTATCGCGGCCGGGTATCCGTTAATTACCACTTACTATGGATTGAACCCGCAAACCGTACCTGATGCCCCCCACGACCTTTCCATCATGACTTACAATATCCAGATGCTGGGGGTAGGCGAAAAGGATGCAGCTGTAAAGATCGAAAATTACATAAATAATAGCGGTAACGACATCGTTTGTATGCAGGAATTTCCTCAACGGGAAGCCTCCTTCAAAAAATTCCCTGCTTACCCGTATTATCACCGCAATCGGGACGTCGCACTTGTCTCCCGCTATCCGATTATTAACAAAGGCGTGATTAAATTCGATAAGGGACATTCGGCCGCCTGTGTTTATGGAGACATAGCCATCGGTAAAGACACGATCCGAGTATACTCTGTACATCTTGAATCCTACCGGTTAGGCAAAAACGAACAGCAGATATACAAGGAACTCACCAGTGGCAACACGCAAAATGCCACGCAAGGCGTCAAAACGATATCTTCTCGTCTGGTTACCGCCAACCGGAACCGGGCAAAACAGGCGCAAATAATAAAAGATCATATGCTACAATCCCCCTACCCGGTTATCATTTGCGGGGATTTCAACGATACCCCGATCTCCTTCGCTTATCACACGTTGTCCGAAAGGATGAAAGATTGTTTCATTGAAAAAGGACGTGGTCTCGGAAACACGTATATCGGGGAGTTCCCCTCGTTCCGTATAGACCACATCCTGCACGCACCAACACTCGGCACCGTATCTTATACTCGTGATACCGTTAAGTATTCCGATCATTATCCGGTGCAAAGTAATATTCGATTTTAA
- a CDS encoding rhomboid family protein produces MYNRAYGSNFSGGIWNGIKNSFKQGTALTRLIYINIGVFLVIKILEVFFVLAGQRGFEQLLLPYVGVPALPERLLYTPWTIITYMFTQFGFLHLLFNMLWLYWFGSIFQNTFSSQKLTGVYLLGGITGAIIYMAAYALFPAFELERYQSWAIGASASVMAIVFAVCTYHPNYKIYVFLIGPVKLIHLAIFTAVIDLLSIPSGNAGGHIAHLGGALFGYLFTLSFRRNLDLTKGLSSLFTKLGNSRLFRKKTMRVKYKKKVSDMNDMEYNEYKKRKDDRINRILDKISKHGYESLTKEEKEILFKSKNN; encoded by the coding sequence ATGTACAACAGGGCGTATGGATCGAATTTTTCAGGTGGAATCTGGAATGGGATAAAGAATTCCTTCAAACAAGGAACGGCACTTACCCGCCTGATCTATATCAATATCGGTGTTTTTCTCGTCATCAAGATTCTGGAAGTATTTTTCGTACTAGCCGGACAACGGGGATTCGAACAACTCCTGTTGCCTTACGTGGGTGTTCCCGCACTACCGGAACGCCTGCTTTACACGCCGTGGACGATAATTACCTACATGTTCACCCAGTTCGGTTTTCTACACTTGTTGTTTAATATGCTCTGGCTGTACTGGTTCGGTTCGATCTTTCAAAACACGTTCTCCAGCCAGAAACTCACGGGAGTGTATCTCCTTGGGGGAATTACCGGGGCTATCATTTACATGGCTGCCTACGCCTTGTTTCCCGCTTTCGAGCTTGAACGTTACCAGTCGTGGGCCATCGGTGCCTCGGCATCCGTCATGGCCATCGTGTTCGCCGTGTGTACTTATCACCCGAACTACAAGATATACGTGTTTCTGATCGGCCCGGTGAAACTTATTCACCTGGCGATCTTCACGGCAGTCATAGACCTTCTAAGTATCCCCAGCGGTAACGCGGGAGGGCATATTGCCCACCTCGGGGGAGCCTTGTTCGGTTATCTTTTCACCTTGTCTTTCCGTCGCAATCTCGACTTGACCAAAGGACTTTCATCCCTCTTCACCAAGTTAGGCAACAGCCGCCTATTCCGTAAGAAGACCATGAGAGTCAAGTACAAAAAGAAAGTCTCGGACATGAATGACATGGAATATAACGAGTACAAAAAACGAAAAGACGACCGCATCAACAGGATCTTGGACAAAATCTCCAAACATGGTTATGAAAGCCTGACAAAAGAAGAAAAGGAGATATTGTTCAAATCGAAAAACAATTGA
- a CDS encoding rhomboid family intramembrane serine protease codes for MNNYRPFAGITPAVKIIIIINVLVFLAVNMIGQRSDVDLVNILGMHLPQSQYFQIYQYITHMFTQEGLTHLFFNMFAVFMFGRILESVWGTKRFIIYYFVTGLGAAALHSLVSWYGLHNMQEQFYAFQSTPDAGVFAEFVRSHVSNPRLLSQLMQFVDAWNAAPASSQFTGQAEYYMQSIIQAYTNVPTIGASGAVFGILLAFGMLFPNTELYLMFIPIPIKAKYFVLLYGAAELFFGLQNSVGDNVAHFAHLGGMLFGFFLILYWRKHSKKFY; via the coding sequence ATGAACAATTATAGACCCTTCGCCGGGATCACCCCGGCAGTAAAGATCATCATCATTATCAACGTGCTCGTTTTCCTAGCTGTTAACATGATCGGCCAGCGGTCGGACGTTGATCTTGTCAATATACTTGGAATGCACTTGCCGCAATCCCAGTATTTCCAGATCTACCAGTATATCACGCATATGTTCACGCAAGAAGGGCTTACTCACCTTTTCTTCAATATGTTTGCCGTGTTCATGTTCGGCCGGATACTGGAATCGGTATGGGGTACCAAACGTTTTATTATTTACTATTTTGTTACCGGATTAGGTGCTGCCGCACTCCACTCGCTGGTAAGCTGGTACGGGCTACACAATATGCAGGAACAATTCTATGCATTCCAAAGTACTCCCGACGCGGGAGTCTTCGCCGAGTTCGTCCGCTCTCACGTGAGCAACCCTAGGTTACTTTCGCAATTGATGCAATTTGTCGATGCCTGGAATGCCGCACCTGCCAGTTCGCAGTTTACCGGACAGGCAGAATATTACATGCAAAGTATTATTCAGGCCTATACCAACGTTCCGACTATCGGGGCATCCGGGGCTGTCTTCGGCATATTGCTGGCATTCGGTATGTTGTTCCCGAACACCGAATTATACTTGATGTTCATTCCCATTCCCATCAAGGCGAAGTATTTCGTGCTTTTGTACGGTGCCGCCGAATTGTTCTTCGGTTTACAGAATTCGGTAGGTGACAACGTGGCTCACTTTGCACACTTGGGTGGTATGCTTTTCGGTTTCTTCCTGATTCTTTACTGGCGAAAACACAGCAAAAAGTTTTACTAG
- a CDS encoding stage 0 sporulation family protein, which produces MSEINEEEVQNNSENKNIKQQPQVVPVIDHRLLAGKLTVYNWMEDTPEGCTPSEIVEVRFKNTRKGFYLNNSNLKLNIGDIVAVEAALGHDIGIVSLTGELVREQMRLKKVDLERNPLKKIYRKAKPHDIEKWQQAIALEHDTMIRSRVIAAELGLDMKIGDVEYQGDKTKAIFYYIANDRVDFRKLIKILAETFHIRIEMKQIGARQEAGRIGGIGSCGRKLCCSTFITNFISVSTSAARYQDISLNPQKLAGQCGKLKCCLNYEVDAYIDEQKDFPSTNIWLNTGEGMLYHQKTDIFGRNMSYSFDKEGRGTLIKLSVARVKEIIAMNKRGQIPAKAVDVEKEEQVNIGYTDGVGEESLNRFDEKKQNQGKRNHSRNRNNRKNNQKENNNTNNENKPKENPGNNTGNKPENRNENRNENRQGNRPKHRPENRNNNQQGNRSNEKPANRPDGPKVLRKQDKNNKPENKENNKPAEQ; this is translated from the coding sequence ATGAGCGAGATAAACGAAGAAGAAGTACAGAATAACTCCGAAAACAAAAATATAAAGCAACAACCACAGGTTGTCCCCGTGATTGACCACCGCCTGCTGGCAGGAAAACTCACTGTATATAACTGGATGGAAGATACCCCGGAAGGATGCACTCCTTCTGAAATCGTGGAAGTCCGGTTTAAAAATACAAGGAAAGGTTTTTATTTAAACAACAGTAACCTGAAACTGAATATCGGGGACATCGTGGCCGTGGAGGCAGCTCTTGGACACGACATCGGGATTGTATCCCTCACGGGAGAACTCGTGCGGGAACAGATGAGACTGAAAAAAGTCGACTTGGAACGTAATCCCTTGAAAAAGATATACCGGAAGGCAAAACCCCACGACATCGAGAAATGGCAACAGGCCATCGCCTTGGAACACGACACGATGATCCGCTCACGTGTTATCGCTGCCGAACTCGGACTTGACATGAAGATCGGGGACGTGGAGTACCAAGGGGACAAGACAAAAGCCATTTTCTACTACATCGCCAATGACCGCGTGGATTTCCGGAAACTGATCAAGATTCTGGCGGAAACATTCCACATCCGGATCGAGATGAAACAGATCGGGGCCCGTCAGGAGGCAGGACGTATCGGGGGAATCGGGTCGTGTGGACGTAAATTATGCTGTTCCACGTTCATCACGAACTTTATTTCCGTTTCCACTTCTGCCGCCCGTTATCAGGACATTTCCTTGAACCCGCAAAAGCTGGCAGGACAATGTGGTAAGTTGAAATGTTGTCTGAATTACGAAGTCGATGCTTATATTGACGAGCAAAAAGATTTCCCGTCCACCAATATTTGGCTGAACACGGGCGAAGGTATGCTATATCACCAGAAAACAGATATTTTCGGTCGCAATATGTCCTACTCTTTCGACAAAGAAGGACGCGGTACGTTAATCAAACTATCCGTTGCCCGTGTGAAAGAGATCATCGCCATGAACAAACGGGGACAAATTCCGGCAAAAGCTGTCGATGTCGAAAAAGAAGAACAAGTGAACATCGGTTACACGGACGGGGTGGGAGAAGAAAGCTTGAATCGTTTTGACGAGAAAAAACAAAATCAAGGCAAACGAAATCACTCCAGAAACCGTAATAACCGGAAAAACAACCAGAAAGAGAACAACAACACGAATAACGAGAATAAACCCAAGGAGAATCCGGGGAACAACACGGGGAATAAGCCTGAAAACAGGAACGAGAATAGAAACGAAAACAGGCAAGGCAACAGGCCCAAGCACCGCCCCGAAAACCGGAATAACAACCAACAGGGTAATCGTTCCAACGAGAAACCGGCAAATCGCCCGGATGGACCGAAAGTGTTACGTAAACAAGACAAAAACAATAAACCGGAAAACAAGGAAAATAATAAACCTGCTGAACAATGA
- a CDS encoding ATP-binding protein: MFFKDVIGHEEIKQRLITSLQTGRISHAQLFSGDTGAGSLALALAFTQYLFCTGDKHEDACGICPECKKMQKLIHPDLHFVFPVVKSAKIKTPISDEYINEWRSLLLKSPYIDMEEWLGAMGADENAQALIYTEESGNILRKLNLKSFESDYKVMIIWLPEKMKTECSNKLLKILEEPYPNTLFLLVTEHAEEIITTILSRTQRIKVPPLTQENIAEQLVLQKHLVRDSADQVAHVASGSWLRALRMLNETDESVYNQEKFVQMMRLCWERKMLPVNEFVNELASLGREKQKSFLMHCIRMLRENFVRNFGIEKIVYMTEREKTFSTRFSPYVHEGNIIPLFDEFERAYSDIIRNGNGKIIFTDLCIKVMQNIRP, encoded by the coding sequence GTGTTTTTTAAAGACGTCATAGGACATGAAGAGATAAAGCAAAGACTGATTACTTCCCTGCAAACGGGAAGAATCAGTCATGCACAACTCTTTTCCGGTGACACGGGAGCGGGATCACTTGCCCTGGCGTTAGCTTTCACGCAATACCTCTTCTGCACGGGCGACAAACATGAAGACGCTTGCGGGATCTGCCCGGAGTGCAAGAAGATGCAGAAACTGATCCATCCGGATTTACACTTTGTCTTTCCCGTGGTAAAATCTGCCAAAATAAAAACACCGATCAGTGACGAGTATATCAACGAATGGCGTAGCCTTCTGCTCAAAAGTCCATACATAGACATGGAAGAATGGCTGGGAGCCATGGGTGCCGACGAGAACGCTCAAGCATTGATATACACGGAAGAAAGCGGGAACATCCTCCGGAAACTCAACCTGAAATCCTTCGAATCGGACTACAAGGTCATGATCATCTGGTTACCCGAAAAGATGAAAACGGAATGTTCCAACAAACTTTTAAAGATACTGGAAGAACCTTATCCAAACACGTTATTCCTACTGGTCACCGAACACGCGGAAGAAATCATTACCACGATTCTCTCACGGACACAGCGGATCAAGGTACCCCCTCTGACCCAAGAAAACATAGCGGAACAACTGGTTCTTCAAAAACACCTGGTCCGGGACTCGGCCGATCAAGTCGCTCACGTGGCATCCGGTAGCTGGCTGAGAGCCCTCCGCATGCTGAACGAGACCGACGAATCTGTTTACAATCAAGAGAAATTCGTGCAGATGATGCGTCTCTGCTGGGAACGAAAAATGCTCCCCGTCAACGAATTTGTCAATGAACTCGCTTCTCTCGGAAGAGAAAAGCAAAAAAGTTTCCTGATGCATTGCATCCGTATGTTACGGGAAAACTTTGTCAGAAACTTTGGTATTGAAAAAATAGTATACATGACTGAACGGGAGAAAACCTTCTCCACGAGATTCTCTCCCTACGTTCATGAAGGCAATATTATTCCCCTTTTCGATGAATTTGAACGTGCATATAGCGACATCATCCGGAACGGGAACGGGAAAATAATTTTCACGGATCTCTGCATCAAGGTGATGCAAAACATCAGACCGTGA
- the aspS gene encoding aspartate--tRNA ligase: MYRTHTCGQLRMENVNESVCLSGWVQKVRKLGAMTFVDLRDRYGITQLVVEESAPEEIKANVAKLGREFVIQVKGRVIERASKNNKIPTGDIEIIVNELNVLSESEVPPFTIEDQTDGGDEIRMKYRYLDLRRSCVRKNLELRHRMAQLTRNYLSNLNFIEVETPVLIKSTPEGARDFVVPSRMNQGQFYALPQSPQTFKQLLMVSGFDRYFQIVKCFRDEDLRADRQPEFTQIDCEMSFVEQEDVLEVFEGLISHLFKEVRGVDIPKLEKMTWMDAMEQYGCDKPDLRFGMKIMDLTAVAKGKDFAVFNDAEYIGAICAPKCAGYTRKQLDELTEFVKRSQIGAKGLVYVKYNEDGTFKSSVDKFYTESDLKVWAETCKAEAGDLILILVGPKFKTLPQLCELRLEMGNRMGLRDKDVFKPLWVVDFPLLEWDEETQRFYAMHHPFTSPKLEDIPLMDTDPGKVRANAYDMVINGVEVGGGSIRIHDSALQSKMFDCLGFTHEAAQAQFGFLMGAFKYGAPPHGGIAFGFDRLASMFAGLDSIRDVIAFPKNNSGRDVMIDSPSEISPEQFKELGIQLKMEN, encoded by the coding sequence ATGTATAGAACACATACTTGTGGGCAGCTAAGAATGGAGAACGTGAATGAAAGCGTTTGTCTTAGCGGATGGGTACAAAAAGTACGGAAACTTGGAGCCATGACCTTCGTGGATCTTCGTGACCGTTACGGGATTACCCAATTGGTTGTCGAGGAATCGGCTCCCGAAGAAATTAAAGCTAACGTGGCAAAGCTCGGACGTGAATTCGTGATCCAGGTAAAGGGTAGGGTGATCGAAAGAGCCAGCAAAAATAATAAAATACCGACAGGCGACATCGAGATTATCGTGAATGAATTGAATGTTCTGAGCGAATCGGAAGTACCGCCTTTCACGATCGAGGATCAAACCGACGGGGGTGATGAGATCCGGATGAAATACCGTTACTTGGATTTACGTCGTTCCTGCGTTCGCAAAAATCTGGAATTACGCCACCGTATGGCGCAATTGACCCGGAACTACTTGAGTAACTTGAACTTTATCGAGGTAGAAACCCCGGTATTAATCAAAAGTACCCCCGAGGGGGCCCGCGATTTCGTGGTACCTTCCCGTATGAACCAAGGCCAATTCTACGCCTTGCCACAAAGTCCGCAGACCTTCAAACAATTGCTGATGGTTTCCGGTTTCGACCGCTATTTCCAGATCGTGAAATGTTTCCGGGACGAGGATTTACGGGCTGACCGGCAACCCGAATTCACACAGATCGACTGCGAAATGTCATTCGTGGAACAAGAAGACGTGTTGGAAGTTTTCGAAGGTTTGATCAGTCACTTGTTCAAAGAAGTTCGTGGCGTGGATATTCCCAAATTGGAAAAAATGACTTGGATGGATGCCATGGAGCAATACGGATGCGATAAACCGGACCTTCGTTTCGGGATGAAGATCATGGATTTGACTGCCGTTGCCAAAGGGAAAGATTTCGCCGTGTTCAACGATGCTGAATATATCGGGGCCATCTGCGCACCTAAATGTGCCGGATATACCCGTAAACAACTGGACGAGTTGACCGAATTCGTGAAACGTTCACAGATTGGAGCCAAAGGATTGGTTTACGTGAAATACAACGAGGACGGGACATTCAAATCCTCTGTTGATAAATTCTACACGGAAAGCGACTTGAAAGTATGGGCAGAAACCTGCAAGGCAGAAGCGGGAGACCTGATTCTGATTCTAGTAGGTCCGAAATTCAAAACCCTCCCTCAATTGTGCGAGTTACGCTTGGAAATGGGTAACCGTATGGGATTACGGGATAAGGATGTCTTCAAACCGTTGTGGGTAGTAGACTTTCCCTTGCTGGAATGGGACGAAGAAACCCAACGTTTCTACGCGATGCACCACCCGTTCACGTCTCCCAAGCTGGAGGATATTCCATTAATGGATACCGACCCGGGTAAAGTACGTGCCAATGCTTACGATATGGTCATTAACGGCGTGGAAGTCGGTGGTGGTTCTATCCGTATTCACGACTCGGCATTACAATCCAAAATGTTCGATTGCTTGGGCTTCACTCACGAGGCCGCACAGGCTCAATTCGGCTTCCTTATGGGTGCATTCAAATACGGGGCGCCTCCTCATGGCGGTATCGCATTCGGTTTCGACCGGTTAGCCTCTATGTTCGCCGGGTTGGATTCTATCCGCGACGTGATTGCCTTCCCGAAGAACAACTCCGGGCGTGACGTGATGATTGACTCCCCTTCTGAAATCTCTCCGGAGCAATTCAAGGAACTGGGCATTCAATTGAAAATGGAAAATTGA
- a CDS encoding Kelch repeat-containing protein, with product MKCRLIISIVFLITIQIACSNDEATFPGRWYEDGDFGMGSCLSKYKNGGVSFEIGGDIVVGMGDNFLRFDGNEAQWKVVDKFPGKARKGAVAFVMEDKAYVGLGYSVEGKDKVYYSDFWVYDGKTHSWEIEPLSFSFPGKPRGHAVAFTLGSFAYVGTGEYDGYSLKDFYKFDPSNGWRVFTSLRHSFHGAVAFVADGCAYICTGGGNLSSQQIIYKNYDLFIGMYKLSLGSNNWETLGPFDGLEGTLDIRRIYASCFVLNRGGKDYAYIVSGVNKYNRPIASCMEYNPRKEKWQEVAFLPEPTVEGVGFTLDGKEGFVTVDRDLGVDNTLWKFRR from the coding sequence ATGAAATGTAGGTTAATAATTAGTATCGTTTTTCTGATCACGATACAAATAGCGTGTAGTAATGATGAGGCAACGTTTCCGGGAAGATGGTATGAGGATGGTGATTTTGGGATGGGATCTTGTCTTTCTAAGTATAAAAATGGAGGAGTTTCCTTTGAAATAGGAGGTGATATAGTTGTTGGCATGGGAGATAATTTTTTGCGTTTTGATGGTAATGAAGCTCAATGGAAAGTTGTGGATAAATTTCCAGGAAAGGCACGTAAAGGTGCTGTTGCTTTTGTTATGGAAGATAAGGCTTACGTTGGACTTGGTTATTCGGTAGAAGGTAAAGATAAAGTGTATTATAGTGATTTTTGGGTATATGATGGAAAGACGCATAGTTGGGAAATTGAACCTTTGTCTTTTTCATTTCCAGGGAAACCTCGGGGGCATGCTGTCGCTTTTACTCTTGGTAGTTTTGCATACGTCGGTACAGGTGAGTATGATGGGTATAGTTTAAAAGATTTTTATAAATTTGATCCCTCAAATGGATGGCGTGTATTTACTAGTTTACGACATTCTTTTCATGGTGCTGTTGCTTTTGTGGCAGATGGTTGTGCTTATATATGTACCGGAGGAGGAAATTTATCATCCCAGCAAATTATTTATAAGAATTATGACTTGTTTATAGGTATGTATAAATTATCTCTTGGGTCAAATAACTGGGAGACCTTGGGACCATTTGATGGACTGGAAGGAACGTTGGATATTCGTAGAATTTATGCATCTTGTTTCGTGTTGAATCGAGGTGGGAAAGATTATGCATATATTGTGTCTGGGGTGAACAAATATAATCGGCCAATAGCATCTTGTATGGAATATAATCCAAGAAAAGAAAAATGGCAAGAAGTTGCTTTTTTACCAGAACCTACAGTAGAGGGTGTTGGTTTTACTCTTGATGGAAAGGAAGGATTTGTAACTGTTGACCGTGATTTAGGGGTAGATAATACACTTTGGAAATTTAGACGATAA
- a CDS encoding CvpA family protein translates to MINNLTVNYIDVIILLPLVYGAYKGFSQGLIVEMSTLFALVLGVFISLRYAVNVEGFLKDFVALPESYAYYIAFAVTFLLVIIVMHLLGKLLTKLIDMVSLGLFNKLFGIVLGVLKAAIVVCVVLFIVNALDVRYDFISAKTKGDSLLYKPFVNFANGVYESAIK, encoded by the coding sequence ATGATTAATAATTTAACGGTGAATTACATTGATGTGATTATATTGCTTCCGTTGGTATACGGGGCTTATAAAGGGTTTAGTCAGGGGTTGATTGTTGAGATGTCAACGTTGTTTGCGTTGGTGTTAGGAGTTTTTATCTCGTTGAGATATGCCGTGAACGTGGAGGGCTTTTTGAAAGATTTCGTGGCTTTGCCGGAATCGTATGCCTATTACATCGCTTTCGCCGTGACTTTTCTGCTGGTCATTATCGTGATGCATCTGCTTGGGAAATTGTTGACCAAGTTGATTGATATGGTTTCATTGGGACTGTTTAACAAGTTATTCGGGATCGTTCTGGGCGTGTTGAAAGCTGCGATCGTGGTATGCGTGGTGCTTTTCATCGTGAATGCGCTGGACGTTCGTTATGATTTTATTTCGGCAAAAACGAAAGGTGACAGCTTGTTGTACAAACCTTTTGTTAACTTTGCAAATGGCGTTTACGAAAGTGCGATAAAATAA
- the tyrS gene encoding tyrosine--tRNA ligase → MNFVEELRWRGMIHNIMPGTEEQLAKEQTTAYVGIDPTADSLHIGHLVSVMMMKHLQMAGHKPIFVIGGATGMIGDPSGKSLERNLLDEDTIQKNMAGIKVQLSKFIDFNSSEPNAAIMVNNYDWMKNFSFLDFIREVGKHITVNYMMSKDSVKKRLSANSTNGMSFTEFTYQLVQGYDFLYLRRNYNCLLQMGGSDQWGNITTGGELIRRKDGGEAYGLTWPLMTKSDGKKFGKTESGNVWLDPQRTSPYKFYQFWLNSTDEDAARYIKIFTILPPAEIDALIAEHQEAPHLRKLQKVLAKEVTCLIHGEEAYDSALEASQILFGNATSDALKRLDEDTLLSVFEGVPQFDVARTDLEAGIHIVDLMAEKTSMMSSKGEARRALKGNAISINKEKVQDQELVVTPEYLIDGKFILLQSGKKNYFLITVK, encoded by the coding sequence ATGAATTTTGTTGAAGAACTAAGATGGAGAGGGATGATTCATAATATCATGCCGGGAACCGAAGAACAATTAGCAAAAGAACAAACGACGGCTTATGTCGGAATTGACCCGACGGCTGATTCGTTACATATAGGTCACCTCGTGTCGGTTATGATGATGAAACATTTACAGATGGCCGGGCATAAACCGATTTTCGTGATTGGTGGAGCAACGGGTATGATCGGAGATCCCAGCGGTAAATCCTTAGAACGGAATTTGTTGGACGAGGATACCATTCAAAAGAACATGGCGGGAATTAAAGTCCAGTTGTCCAAGTTTATTGATTTCAATTCGAGCGAGCCGAATGCGGCAATCATGGTAAATAATTATGACTGGATGAAAAACTTCTCTTTTCTCGATTTTATACGAGAAGTGGGAAAACATATCACGGTGAATTACATGATGTCGAAGGATTCCGTGAAAAAACGATTGAGTGCCAATTCAACTAACGGGATGTCATTCACGGAGTTTACCTATCAATTGGTGCAGGGGTATGATTTTTTGTATTTACGTCGTAATTATAACTGCCTGTTGCAAATGGGTGGTTCCGATCAATGGGGAAATATCACCACGGGGGGCGAATTGATTCGCCGGAAAGATGGTGGGGAGGCTTATGGTTTGACCTGGCCGTTGATGACCAAGAGTGACGGTAAGAAATTCGGAAAAACAGAGTCGGGTAACGTGTGGTTGGATCCACAACGGACTTCTCCATACAAGTTCTATCAATTCTGGCTGAACAGCACGGACGAGGACGCTGCCCGGTATATCAAAATTTTCACGATATTGCCACCGGCAGAGATTGATGCCTTGATTGCAGAGCATCAAGAAGCTCCGCATTTGAGAAAATTGCAGAAAGTATTGGCGAAGGAGGTGACTTGTTTGATACACGGGGAAGAAGCCTATGATTCAGCTTTGGAGGCCTCCCAAATTCTTTTTGGTAATGCAACATCCGATGCGTTGAAACGTTTGGATGAAGACACGTTATTGTCTGTTTTTGAAGGGGTGCCTCAATTTGACGTTGCACGAACTGATTTAGAGGCCGGAATTCATATCGTGGACTTGATGGCAGAGAAAACTTCCATGATGTCTTCAAAAGGAGAGGCTCGGCGTGCATTGAAGGGAAATGCGATCAGTATAAATAAGGAGAAAGTGCAGGATCAAGAATTAGTGGTTACTCCCGAATATTTGATCGACGGTAAGTTTATCCTTTTGCAAAGCGGGAAAAAGAATTATTTCTTGATTACGGTGAAATAA
- a CDS encoding energy transducer TonB: MEVKKSSKANLENKKGIFFEIGLIVALACIFLAFEWKVDVKMEEGFIVINTEEQLDEEIIPVTQRIQQALPPPPPAPRLTDLIEIVDEEINLDDNLDIMDVDANVANHGVYDFSGTGNGYEGEYGYGDEYSGESEVFAVVEEMPKFPGGNVQKWISKHIKYPMIAQENNIQGKVFVQFVIEKDGSVSNVKVTRSVDPSLDKEAIRVIQSMPKWTPGKQRQKPVRVSFTVPINFQLQ, translated from the coding sequence ATGGAAGTAAAGAAATCATCAAAGGCAAACCTCGAAAACAAAAAAGGAATCTTCTTCGAGATCGGACTAATCGTAGCATTAGCCTGCATATTCCTTGCTTTCGAGTGGAAAGTCGACGTGAAGATGGAAGAAGGCTTCATAGTAATAAACACGGAAGAACAATTGGATGAAGAGATCATACCCGTCACCCAACGAATACAACAAGCTCTTCCGCCACCACCTCCTGCACCCCGGTTAACCGACTTAATAGAGATCGTAGATGAAGAAATAAATCTGGATGACAACTTGGATATCATGGACGTGGATGCCAACGTTGCCAACCACGGAGTTTACGACTTTAGCGGCACGGGTAACGGGTACGAAGGGGAATACGGGTATGGAGATGAATATTCCGGGGAATCCGAAGTATTTGCGGTTGTTGAAGAAATGCCCAAATTTCCAGGAGGCAATGTACAAAAATGGATTTCCAAGCACATCAAATACCCGATGATTGCTCAAGAAAACAACATCCAAGGTAAAGTTTTTGTACAATTTGTCATCGAGAAAGACGGTAGCGTTTCAAACGTAAAGGTCACCAGGTCCGTGGACCCTTCACTAGACAAGGAAGCCATTCGTGTCATTCAATCCATGCCAAAATGGACTCCTGGAAAGCAAAGACAAAAACCGGTGAGAGTATCTTTCACGGTTCCTATTAATTTTCAATTACAATAA